From Roseateles sp. SL47:
CTGCGCCGCCACCTTCGACTGCTTCGGATCCGACACGAACGAGGCCGCGATCGTCGCGTCCACCCACATGCCGCACTTGCCGGAACTGGTCAGCGCCAGGATTTCATTGAAGCTGTTGGCCGCCGATCCGGGAGGGCCGTAGTTCTTCAGCAGGTCCACATAGAAGTTGACCGCGTCCTTCCACGGCCTGGACTCCAGTTGCGGCTTCCATTGCATGTCAAACCACTGGCCCCCAAACGTGTTGGCCATGGTGGTGATCAGGGCGATGTTGTCACCCCAGCCCGGCTTGCCACGCAGGCAGATGCCATACACCCCATTTTTCGGATCATGGATCTTGGCCGCCAGATCCCTGATTTGTGGCCAGGTGGGACGCTCCGGCAGCTGCACACCGGCCTTGTCGGCCAGGTCCTTGCGGTACATCAGCATCGAGCTTTCGGCGTAGAACGGCGCAGCGAACAGCTTGCCGTCCACCGACAGCCCGCTGCGCACGGCGGGCAGCAGATCGTCCACGTCATAGAACGCATCCGGCTTGAGCTCTTGCAGCCAGCCCTTCTTGCCCCAGATCGGCGCTTCGTACAGGCCAATGGTCATCACATCGAACTGGCCGCCTTTGGTGGCGATGTCGGTTGTGACGCGCTGGCGCAGCACACCCTCTTCCAGGGTGACCCATTTGAGCTTGATGTCGGGATGGGCCTGCTCGAAATGCTTGCTGAGCTTTTGCATTTCGATCATGTGGCCGTTGTTGACCGTGGCGATGACCAGTTCGGTCTGAGCGCGTGCGGCGCCGGCGAACGACAACACCGCAGCCGCAGCGGCCACCGCCACACGGGCGGCGCGCGCGACTCGAAAGGAAGCGTGCATCTGGGAGTCTCCTGTTTGTTGGTTTTCATGTTCAACGCGGTAGAACCAGCGCCGACGCCATGAACGATACCGATCCGGAAATGCCAGATTGGTACCCAGGAGACCATCAGAAGATACTGCCTTGCATCAATGGGTTAGCGTTACTACCTAGATAGCGAAAGCGAGTACAGAGATCGCCCAAGTTGGGCGAGAGGATGAAACACGGGATGTGTGGAGCCCGAGCGGCGGAAGTCAGACGAACTGAGCCGCTGCGTTCCCCGAGGCCCAGGCCCACTGGAAGTTGAAGCCGCCCAGGTGGCCGGTCACGTCCAGCACCTCGCCGATGAAGTAGAGGCCGGGGGACTTGAGCGATTCCATCGTCTTGGACGACACCTCGCGGGTGTCCACCCCGCCCAGCGTCACTTCGGCCGTGCGGTAGCCCTCGGTGCCGGCGGGCACCACCTGCCAGGCGGCGAGCTTGTCGGCGATCGCTGCCAGCTCGGCATGGGTGTACTGCTTGATGGGTTTGGAGCTGAACCACTGCTCGCAGAGCAATTGCGCCATCTTCTTGGTGAAGACCTCTCCCAGCAGCGTTTTGAGTTCGGCATTGGGTCGGTCCAGGCGCTGCTGCTGCAGCCAGTCCGGGACAGACCGGTCCGGCAGGAGATTGATCTCGACCGCCTGCCCGGGCAGCCAGTAGGACGAGATCTGCAGAATGGCCGGGCCACTGAGGCCGCGGTGGGTG
This genomic window contains:
- a CDS encoding ABC transporter substrate-binding protein, with amino-acid sequence MHASFRVARAARVAVAAAAAVLSFAGAARAQTELVIATVNNGHMIEMQKLSKHFEQAHPDIKLKWVTLEEGVLRQRVTTDIATKGGQFDVMTIGLYEAPIWGKKGWLQELKPDAFYDVDDLLPAVRSGLSVDGKLFAAPFYAESSMLMYRKDLADKAGVQLPERPTWPQIRDLAAKIHDPKNGVYGICLRGKPGWGDNIALITTMANTFGGQWFDMQWKPQLESRPWKDAVNFYVDLLKNYGPPGSAANSFNEILALTSSGKCGMWVDATIAASFVSDPKQSKVAAQMAFAQAPTMNTPKGANWLWSWNLAIPAGSKKVAAAQTFITWSTSKEYIQLVAKTNGWANVPTGTRKSTYASPEFQKAARFAAAEKTAIDSANPTDATLPKSPYVGVQFAAIPEFQAIGIAVGQQMSAALAGRTSVDDALKASQVTADREMRKAGYYK